Proteins from one Arthrobacter sp. Soc17.1.1.1 genomic window:
- a CDS encoding PrsW family intramembrane metalloprotease: protein MAMNTPGTGPGGPQWNGPQGYGHRPQDHQQHAGWWGTTTLRHHHPAPARSAGAPFQPVWNQPPPRRRGVLNIVLVILAALVVAGVLLFLSLSLGPSAFLLCGILALVPLGICLLGLRWIDRWDPEPRGALLFAFLWGAGTSVVVTLLLGTYVVDLLGSALSTTSPEVIGPVLQAPLVEEFAKGLGVLILVYTRRSHFDGPVDGIVYAGTVAAGFAFTENILYFGSAVLESGTVSAVVGVFILRGLFSPFAHVMFTSLLGFVLGWAVSRGGGNARILGAFVLGLIPAMAGHMLWNGGTLVLFDNFLLFYLVVQVPLFVAAVVAVVLLRRSERRLTEARLGDYARAGWFTPEEVRMLATRPGRSQALAWAGSVGAKQDMRAFIRTGSRIAFTRQRVLGGRRDADYAAEERALLEEVTERRARIFQLASAAR, encoded by the coding sequence ATGGCTATGAACACCCCCGGAACGGGCCCTGGCGGTCCGCAGTGGAACGGCCCCCAGGGCTACGGGCACCGACCGCAGGACCACCAGCAGCACGCCGGCTGGTGGGGCACGACGACGCTGCGCCACCACCACCCCGCCCCCGCCCGGTCCGCGGGGGCGCCGTTCCAGCCCGTGTGGAACCAGCCCCCGCCGCGGCGGCGGGGCGTGCTCAACATCGTCCTGGTGATCCTCGCGGCCCTCGTGGTGGCGGGCGTCCTCCTGTTCCTCTCCCTGTCCCTCGGGCCGTCCGCGTTCCTGCTGTGCGGGATCCTCGCCCTCGTACCCCTGGGCATCTGCCTGCTCGGCCTGCGCTGGATCGACCGGTGGGACCCCGAACCGCGCGGCGCCCTGCTCTTCGCGTTCCTCTGGGGCGCCGGGACCTCCGTGGTGGTCACCCTGCTGCTCGGCACCTACGTGGTGGACCTGCTGGGCAGCGCCCTCAGCACCACGTCCCCCGAGGTGATCGGGCCCGTCCTGCAGGCACCGCTGGTCGAGGAGTTCGCCAAGGGCCTCGGGGTCCTGATCCTCGTGTACACGCGCCGCAGCCACTTCGACGGACCCGTGGACGGCATCGTCTATGCCGGCACCGTCGCGGCGGGCTTCGCCTTCACCGAGAACATCCTGTACTTCGGTTCGGCCGTCCTGGAGTCCGGCACCGTGAGCGCCGTCGTGGGCGTCTTCATCCTCCGGGGCCTGTTCTCCCCGTTCGCGCACGTCATGTTCACCTCGCTGCTCGGCTTCGTGCTCGGCTGGGCGGTGAGCCGCGGCGGCGGCAACGCGAGGATCCTCGGTGCGTTCGTGCTGGGGCTCATCCCGGCGATGGCGGGCCACATGCTGTGGAACGGCGGCACCCTCGTGCTGTTCGACAACTTCCTGCTCTTCTACCTCGTGGTCCAGGTGCCGCTGTTCGTCGCCGCCGTGGTCGCCGTCGTCCTGCTCCGGCGCTCCGAGCGGCGCCTCACGGAGGCCCGGCTCGGCGACTACGCGCGCGCGGGCTGGTTCACCCCGGAGGAGGTGCGCATGCTCGCCACGCGCCCTGGCCGGTCGCAGGCACTCGCCTGGGCGGGCTCGGTGGGCGCGAAGCAGGACATGCGCGCGTTCATCCGCACCGGCTCACGCATCGCCTTCACGCGCCAGCGCGTGCTCGGCGGGCGGCGCGACGCCGACTACGCCGCGGAGGAACGCGCCCTGCTCGAGGAGGTCACCGAGCGCCGGGCCCGGATCTTCCAGCTGGCGTCCGCGGCCCGTTGA
- the aroC gene encoding chorismate synthase: MLRWLTAGESHGPSVVGIIEGMPAGVAVTSLDVQEALARRRLGYGRGARMKFEQDQVRILGGVRHGITQGGPVAIEVANTEWPKWEKIMASDPLEDEDAAELAASARNAPLTRPRPGHADFTGMQKYGFDEARPVLERASARETATRVALGTVAARFLAGLGIHLVSHTVSIGSVSVPEDAPLPVPSDVIALDTDPLRCFDRDTSDAMVAEVDAAHKEGETLGGVVEVVAYGLPPGLGSYVHWDRRLDSRLAAALMGIQAIKGVEVGDGFLTAARRGTAAHDEIVRNDDGKIVRLSNRAGGIEGGMSIGDALRVRAAMKPIATVPRALRTIDVSTGAAARAHHQRSDVCAVPAAGVVAEAMTALVLAEAVTEKFGGDSLAETARNLRGYLESIPEFLDSAGV; encoded by the coding sequence ATGTTGCGTTGGTTGACGGCAGGAGAATCCCACGGCCCCTCCGTGGTCGGCATCATCGAGGGGATGCCCGCGGGCGTCGCCGTCACGAGCCTCGACGTGCAGGAGGCCCTCGCCCGCCGCCGCCTCGGCTACGGCCGCGGCGCCCGCATGAAGTTCGAACAGGACCAGGTGCGCATCCTCGGCGGCGTCCGCCACGGGATCACGCAGGGCGGGCCCGTGGCCATCGAGGTCGCCAACACCGAGTGGCCCAAGTGGGAGAAGATCATGGCGTCCGACCCCCTCGAGGACGAGGACGCCGCGGAGCTCGCCGCCTCGGCGCGCAACGCCCCCCTCACCCGGCCCCGGCCCGGGCACGCCGACTTCACCGGCATGCAGAAGTACGGCTTCGACGAGGCCCGCCCGGTCCTCGAGCGGGCCAGCGCCCGCGAGACCGCCACCCGCGTGGCGCTCGGGACCGTGGCCGCCCGGTTCCTCGCCGGGCTCGGCATCCACCTCGTCAGCCACACGGTGTCGATCGGTTCCGTCTCCGTGCCCGAGGACGCGCCCCTGCCGGTGCCGAGCGACGTGATCGCCCTCGACACGGATCCGCTGCGCTGCTTCGACCGGGACACCTCCGACGCCATGGTCGCGGAGGTCGACGCCGCCCACAAGGAGGGCGAGACGCTCGGCGGCGTCGTCGAGGTGGTCGCCTACGGGCTCCCGCCGGGACTCGGCAGCTACGTCCACTGGGACCGCAGGCTCGACTCCCGCCTCGCAGCGGCCCTCATGGGGATCCAGGCTATCAAGGGCGTGGAGGTCGGCGACGGCTTCCTCACGGCCGCACGCCGCGGCACCGCCGCCCACGACGAGATCGTCCGGAACGACGACGGCAAGATCGTCCGCCTCTCCAACCGCGCCGGCGGCATCGAGGGCGGCATGAGCATCGGCGACGCCCTGCGCGTCCGCGCCGCGATGAAGCCGATCGCCACGGTGCCCCGCGCCCTGCGCACCATCGACGTCAGCACCGGCGCCGCGGCCCGCGCCCACCACCAGCGCTCGGACGTGTGCGCGGTCCCCGCGGCCGGCGTGGTCGCCGAGGCCATGACGGCGCTGGTGCTCGCCGAGGCCGTCACCGAGAAGTTCGGCGGCGACTCCCTCGCCGAGACGGCCCGCAACCTGCGCGGCTACCTCGAGAGCATCCCGGAGTTCCTGGACTCCGCCGGAGTCTGA
- a CDS encoding shikimate kinase, producing the protein MPGNRRVVLVGPMAVGKSAVGRTLARRTDARFVDTDRVIAERHGSIPAIFARGGEQAFRALEAEVVGEALAADGVVVSLGGGAVLHPGTRALLADAVVVFLDTDLATVLPRIRADTGRPLLAGRPAERWQELYDARRPVYAAVATAVVDTRGLTVAAAADAVLRALAGNDTQNSSPNDLLNDTLNDTPNDTPNDESGTDPHGD; encoded by the coding sequence ATGCCGGGCAACCGCCGGGTGGTGCTCGTGGGCCCGATGGCCGTGGGCAAGTCCGCCGTCGGCCGCACCCTCGCGCGGCGCACGGACGCACGCTTCGTCGACACGGACCGCGTCATCGCCGAGCGGCACGGGAGCATCCCCGCGATCTTCGCCCGCGGCGGGGAACAGGCGTTCCGCGCCCTCGAGGCGGAGGTGGTGGGCGAGGCCCTCGCCGCGGACGGCGTCGTGGTCTCCCTGGGCGGGGGAGCCGTGCTCCATCCCGGCACCCGCGCGCTCCTGGCGGACGCCGTCGTGGTCTTCCTGGACACCGACCTCGCGACCGTGCTGCCGCGCATCAGGGCGGACACGGGACGGCCGCTGCTGGCGGGCCGGCCCGCCGAGCGGTGGCAGGAACTGTACGACGCGCGGCGGCCGGTGTACGCAGCGGTGGCGACCGCCGTCGTCGACACCCGCGGCCTCACCGTGGCGGCGGCTGCCGACGCGGTGCTGCGCGCCCTGGCCGGGAACGACACCCAGAACAGCAGCCCGAACGACCTCCTGAACGACACCCTGAACGACACCCCGAACGACACCCCGAACGACGAGAGCGGAACCGACCCCCATGGCGACTGA
- a CDS encoding shikimate dehydrogenase, with the protein MTVPAAQSRAAVIGSPIGHSKSPLLHAAAYRMLGIGCSYTSIDVPEPELGAFIAGVRTTPGWRGLSVTMPLKGGVARIVDVVTEPAAVLGVVNTVVVDPAAGDTGGHLTGHNTDVVGVANALAAAGVQDPDTPVILGGGGTAAAAVAGLARLGASDVRVAVRRPEAAADLLRLGAALGIDVVLLPWSDAADAVTKAGVVVSTLPPRAADPLAALLADPGFRTGGILLDVAYDPWPSALASAWQRAGGRIVPGLDMLLHQAVEQVRLFFPDAFPDTAEGRAAVLDVMCDAVGVARR; encoded by the coding sequence GTGACGGTTCCGGCGGCGCAGTCCCGGGCCGCCGTGATCGGCTCGCCCATCGGGCACTCGAAGTCCCCGCTGCTGCACGCGGCCGCCTACCGGATGCTCGGCATCGGGTGCTCGTACACGTCGATCGACGTACCTGAGCCGGAGCTCGGCGCGTTCATCGCCGGCGTGAGGACCACGCCCGGCTGGCGCGGCCTGTCGGTGACCATGCCCCTCAAGGGCGGCGTGGCGCGGATCGTGGACGTCGTGACGGAACCCGCCGCCGTGCTCGGCGTGGTCAACACCGTGGTGGTCGATCCCGCCGCGGGCGACACCGGTGGCCACCTCACCGGGCACAACACCGACGTCGTCGGCGTGGCGAACGCGCTGGCCGCCGCCGGGGTGCAGGATCCGGACACCCCCGTCATCCTCGGTGGGGGCGGCACCGCGGCGGCCGCCGTCGCCGGTCTCGCCCGGCTCGGCGCCTCCGACGTCCGTGTGGCGGTCCGGCGGCCCGAGGCCGCGGCCGACCTCCTGCGCCTCGGCGCTGCGCTCGGCATCGACGTCGTGCTGCTGCCGTGGTCGGATGCCGCCGACGCGGTGACAAAGGCCGGCGTCGTCGTCTCCACGCTCCCTCCCCGGGCGGCCGACCCCCTGGCCGCCCTCCTGGCGGACCCGGGATTCCGCACCGGGGGGATCCTGCTCGACGTCGCCTACGACCCGTGGCCCAGCGCCCTCGCATCGGCGTGGCAGCGTGCCGGCGGGCGGATCGTGCCGGGCCTCGACATGCTGCTCCACCAGGCCGTGGAGCAGGTGCGACTGTTCTTCCCCGACGCCTTCCCCGACACCGCCGAGGGACGCGCAGCCGTCCTCGATGTGATGTGTGACGCGGTAGGGGTAGCGCGGCGCTGA
- the nusB gene encoding transcription antitermination factor NusB — MSARSKARRRALDILFEAEQRDMAALEVIRARREKTDIVIADYTVDIVEGVLEHQEQIDEFLSTYSQGWTLDRMPAVDLMLLRIGCWELLYNDDVPDGVAVSEAVELAKMLSTDESPKFINGLLGRLQQLKPTLLA, encoded by the coding sequence GTGAGCGCACGCAGCAAGGCCCGTCGCCGGGCCCTTGACATCCTCTTCGAGGCCGAGCAGCGCGACATGGCGGCACTCGAGGTCATCCGCGCGCGCCGCGAGAAGACGGACATCGTCATCGCGGACTACACCGTGGACATCGTGGAAGGCGTCCTGGAACACCAGGAGCAGATCGACGAGTTCCTCAGCACCTACTCGCAGGGCTGGACCCTGGACCGCATGCCCGCCGTCGACCTGATGCTCCTGCGCATCGGCTGCTGGGAGCTGCTCTACAACGACGACGTCCCCGACGGCGTCGCGGTCAGCGAAGCGGTGGAGCTCGCGAAGATGCTGTCCACCGACGAGTCGCCGAAGTTCATCAACGGACTGCTCGGGCGCCTGCAGCAGCTCAAGCCCACGCTGCTCGCCTGA
- the mltG gene encoding endolytic transglycosylase MltG: MNNHTRHSPAASGSDGRNPAYDDGYAHPEPVEQFFADQDTPRRGRRPQPSKAKRRRRLRRTVVMLVVLMLFAGTVYGVALMLRDMLGLNDVTDYAGPGGEETVFSVAEGAGALAIGNGLESADIVADSATFMEALAAISDGREVQPGEYEMRLQMPAADAAEALLGEDPSIVSYAAVARDLRQGEVFDILSTSTGIPRTEFDALAANPTQFGLPQQALSLEGYLHPGEYRFDIEATATDIITEMVKATTDRLAQDGVTDPSEQYRILTIASIVQAEAQQGDYATVAGAINNRLTPGNTETSGFIQSDASVTYGLGKRSYQLTDEEKQDTSNPYNTYANPGLPKGPIGSPGDEAIDATVNPADVPFYFWVTVDLDTGETKFSETYAEHLQYVDEYLAWCTDHPGRCE, from the coding sequence GTGAACAACCACACCCGCCATTCCCCTGCCGCCTCCGGATCCGACGGACGGAACCCCGCCTACGACGACGGCTACGCGCACCCCGAGCCCGTGGAGCAGTTCTTCGCGGACCAGGACACGCCCCGCCGCGGCCGCCGCCCCCAGCCGTCGAAGGCCAAGCGGCGCAGGCGCCTGCGCCGCACCGTCGTGATGCTCGTGGTCCTCATGCTCTTCGCGGGCACCGTCTACGGCGTGGCACTCATGCTGCGCGACATGCTCGGCCTGAACGACGTCACCGACTACGCCGGTCCGGGAGGTGAGGAGACCGTGTTCTCCGTCGCCGAGGGCGCCGGTGCCCTCGCGATCGGCAACGGGCTCGAGAGCGCCGACATCGTCGCCGACTCCGCCACCTTCATGGAGGCCCTCGCGGCGATCTCCGACGGCCGCGAGGTCCAGCCCGGCGAGTACGAGATGCGCCTCCAGATGCCCGCCGCCGACGCGGCCGAGGCGCTCCTCGGCGAGGACCCCTCGATCGTGTCCTACGCCGCCGTGGCGCGCGACCTGCGCCAGGGCGAGGTCTTCGACATCCTCAGCACCTCCACCGGCATCCCGCGCACCGAGTTCGACGCCCTCGCCGCGAACCCCACGCAGTTCGGCCTCCCGCAGCAGGCACTCTCGCTCGAGGGCTACCTGCACCCGGGGGAGTACCGGTTCGACATCGAGGCGACCGCCACCGACATCATCACCGAGATGGTCAAGGCGACCACCGACCGCCTCGCCCAGGACGGCGTGACCGACCCGTCGGAGCAGTACAGGATCCTCACCATCGCGAGCATCGTGCAGGCCGAGGCCCAGCAGGGGGACTACGCCACGGTGGCGGGTGCGATCAACAACCGGCTCACCCCGGGCAACACCGAGACCAGCGGCTTCATCCAGTCCGACGCCTCCGTGACCTACGGTCTCGGCAAGCGCAGCTACCAGCTCACGGACGAGGAAAAGCAGGACACCTCCAACCCGTACAACACCTACGCGAACCCCGGCCTGCCGAAGGGCCCCATCGGCTCGCCCGGCGACGAGGCCATCGACGCGACGGTCAACCCGGCGGACGTGCCCTTCTACTTCTGGGTGACGGTGGATCTCGACACCGGCGAGACGAAGTTCTCCGAGACGTATGCGGAGCACCTGCAGTACGTCGACGAGTACCTCGCCTGGTGCACCGACCACCCCGGACGGTGCGAGTAG
- a CDS encoding dihydroorotase codes for MTTTSTPGTPPDPSTQYLVRGASLLGRGAQDVLLRDGVIAAVGGGAAREASADAVTVDAAGLVALPGMVDLHTHLREPGREDAETVETGSRAAALGGFTAVHAMANSSPVADTAGVVEQVYRLGLAAGWVEVRPVGAVTVGLGGERLAELGAMAESPASVRVFSDDGICVSDPVLMRRALEYVKAFDGVIAQHAQEPRLTEGAQMNEGDVSAVLGLTGWPAVAEESIIARDVLLAQHVGSRLHVCHVSTAGSVEIIRWAKARGIDVTAEVTPHHLLLTDELVRSYDPVYKVNPPLRTTDDVTALRAALADGTIDVVGTDHAPHPSEHKECEWAQAAMGMTGLETALSVVQHTMVETGLLDWEGFARVTSVTPARIGRLAHQGRPLAAGEPANLILVDPAARWTVDPSTMATKGRNSPFRGLELPGSVRATFLGGHATVLDGRLATPRPAGHGAGKEAPAWNI; via the coding sequence GTGACGACCACCAGCACCCCCGGCACCCCGCCCGATCCCTCGACCCAGTACCTCGTCCGCGGCGCCTCGCTGCTCGGACGCGGCGCCCAGGACGTCCTCCTGCGCGACGGCGTCATCGCCGCGGTGGGCGGCGGGGCCGCCCGCGAGGCCTCGGCGGACGCCGTGACCGTCGACGCCGCCGGACTCGTGGCCCTGCCCGGCATGGTGGACCTCCACACCCACCTCCGGGAGCCGGGGCGCGAGGACGCCGAGACCGTCGAGACCGGCTCCCGGGCCGCAGCCCTCGGCGGCTTCACCGCCGTGCACGCCATGGCCAACAGCTCCCCGGTCGCCGACACCGCGGGCGTGGTGGAGCAGGTGTACCGCCTGGGCCTCGCGGCCGGGTGGGTCGAGGTGCGGCCCGTCGGCGCCGTGACCGTGGGCCTCGGCGGGGAACGGCTGGCCGAGCTCGGCGCCATGGCGGAATCACCGGCGTCCGTGCGCGTGTTCTCCGACGACGGCATCTGCGTCTCGGACCCGGTGCTCATGCGACGCGCCCTCGAGTACGTGAAGGCGTTCGACGGCGTGATCGCCCAGCATGCTCAGGAACCCCGCCTCACCGAGGGCGCCCAGATGAACGAGGGCGACGTCTCCGCGGTGCTGGGACTCACCGGCTGGCCCGCCGTCGCGGAGGAGAGCATCATCGCCCGCGACGTCCTCCTCGCCCAGCACGTCGGCTCGCGCCTGCACGTCTGCCACGTCTCCACCGCCGGCTCGGTGGAGATCATCCGCTGGGCCAAGGCGCGCGGCATCGACGTCACCGCCGAGGTCACCCCGCACCACCTGCTCCTCACGGACGAGCTGGTCCGCAGCTACGACCCCGTTTACAAGGTCAATCCGCCCCTGCGCACCACCGACGACGTCACGGCCCTCCGCGCGGCCCTCGCTGACGGAACGATCGACGTCGTCGGGACCGATCATGCCCCGCACCCCAGCGAGCACAAGGAGTGCGAGTGGGCGCAGGCCGCGATGGGCATGACCGGCCTCGAGACCGCCCTGTCCGTGGTACAGCACACCATGGTGGAGACGGGGCTGCTCGACTGGGAGGGCTTCGCCCGCGTCACCTCCGTGACGCCGGCGCGGATCGGCCGGCTCGCCCATCAGGGCAGGCCGCTCGCTGCCGGCGAGCCCGCGAACCTGATCCTCGTCGACCCCGCCGCCCGGTGGACCGTCGACCCCTCGACCATGGCCACGAAGGGCCGCAACAGCCCGTTCCGCGGGCTGGAACTACCCGGCAGCGTGCGGGCGACGTTCCTCGGCGGCCACGCGACGGTCCTCGACGGCCGTCTCGCCACCCCCCGCCCGGCAGGCCACGGGGCGGGGAAGGAGGCACCCGCATGGAATATCTAG
- the efp gene encoding elongation factor P: MATTNDIKNGTVLKLEGNLWNVLEFQHVKPGKGGAFVRTKLRNILSGKVVDKTFNAGLKIETATVDRRDYQYLYKDGEDFVFMDTTDYDQITVPGKTVGNAANFMLESQMATIAMHEGSPLYVELPASVTLEITYTEPGLQGDRSTGGTKPATVETGHEIQVPLFLGTGTKVKVDTRTGEYLGRVNE; the protein is encoded by the coding sequence GTGGCGACCACGAACGACATCAAGAACGGCACTGTGCTGAAGCTCGAGGGCAACCTCTGGAACGTCCTCGAGTTCCAGCACGTCAAGCCCGGCAAGGGTGGCGCCTTCGTCCGCACCAAGCTCCGCAACATCCTCTCCGGCAAGGTCGTGGACAAGACGTTCAACGCGGGCCTGAAGATCGAGACGGCCACGGTGGACCGTCGCGACTACCAGTACCTGTACAAGGACGGCGAGGACTTCGTCTTCATGGACACCACGGACTACGACCAGATCACGGTGCCCGGCAAGACCGTCGGCAACGCCGCGAACTTCATGCTCGAGAGCCAGATGGCCACCATCGCCATGCACGAGGGCTCACCGCTGTACGTCGAGCTGCCCGCCTCCGTGACGCTCGAGATCACCTACACCGAGCCGGGCCTCCAGGGCGACCGCTCCACCGGCGGCACCAAGCCCGCGACCGTCGAGACGGGCCACGAGATCCAGGTCCCGCTGTTCCTCGGCACCGGCACCAAGGTCAAGGTCGACACCCGGACGGGCGAGTACCTGGGACGCGTCAACGAGTGA
- the aroB gene encoding 3-dehydroquinate synthase: MATDEPTIIPVTGSAAEGGYDVVVGRGLLGRLPAILGERVRRVLVIHPRALRATGDTVRAELADAGFTAVTAEIPDAEEGKHIQVAAFCWQVLGQNDFTRSDAVVTVGGGAVTDLGGFVAATWLRGVRVVHLPTSLLAMVDAAVGGKTGINTAEGKNLVGSFHPPAAVLADLDALATLPKNELVTGLAEVVKCGFIADPAILEIIEQDTDAATDGTSAVLRDLVERAIRVKADIVSEDLREAGRREYLNYGHTLGHAIELAERYSWRHGAAVSVGLVFAAELSRMVGRLDDADADRHRTVLESLGLPVTYRRDRWASLLDGMRRDKKSRGDLLRFVVLDGIGRPGMLEVPDTSLLFAAYQEIAS; this comes from the coding sequence ATGGCGACTGACGAACCAACCATCATCCCGGTGACCGGCAGCGCCGCCGAGGGCGGCTACGACGTCGTCGTGGGCCGGGGACTGCTCGGCCGGCTCCCCGCGATCCTCGGCGAACGCGTGCGCCGCGTGCTGGTCATCCACCCGCGGGCCCTGCGCGCCACCGGGGACACCGTCCGCGCCGAGCTCGCCGATGCGGGCTTCACGGCCGTCACGGCGGAGATCCCCGATGCCGAGGAGGGCAAGCACATCCAGGTGGCCGCGTTCTGCTGGCAGGTCCTCGGCCAGAACGACTTCACCCGCTCCGACGCCGTCGTCACGGTCGGCGGCGGGGCCGTGACCGACCTCGGGGGCTTCGTCGCGGCGACCTGGCTCCGCGGCGTCCGGGTGGTGCACCTGCCCACGAGCCTCCTCGCCATGGTCGACGCCGCCGTGGGCGGCAAGACCGGCATCAACACGGCCGAGGGGAAGAACCTCGTGGGCTCCTTCCACCCGCCCGCCGCCGTGCTCGCCGATCTCGACGCACTGGCCACGCTGCCGAAGAACGAGCTCGTCACCGGGCTCGCCGAGGTGGTCAAGTGCGGCTTCATCGCCGACCCCGCCATCCTCGAAATCATCGAGCAGGACACCGACGCCGCGACCGACGGCACGTCCGCCGTGCTGCGGGACCTCGTGGAGCGCGCCATCCGCGTGAAGGCCGACATCGTCTCCGAGGACCTGCGCGAAGCGGGCCGCCGCGAGTACCTCAACTACGGGCACACGCTCGGGCACGCGATCGAGCTCGCCGAACGGTACTCGTGGCGGCACGGGGCGGCCGTCTCCGTCGGCCTCGTGTTCGCCGCCGAGCTCTCCCGCATGGTCGGGCGCCTCGACGACGCCGACGCGGACCGCCACCGGACGGTCCTCGAGTCGCTCGGCCTGCCCGTCACGTACCGCCGGGACCGGTGGGCCTCCCTGCTCGACGGCATGCGCCGCGACAAGAAGTCCCGCGGCGACCTGCTCCGCTTCGTCGTGCTCGACGGCATCGGCCGGCCCGGCATGCTCGAGGTCCCCGACACCTCGCTCCTGTTCGCCGCGTACCAGGAGATCGCCTCCTGA
- a CDS encoding aspartate carbamoyltransferase catalytic subunit — MKHLLSTQDLSARNALRLLDVAEEMAAVGEREIKKLPALRGRTVVNLFFEDSTRTRISFEAAAKRLSADVINFAAKGSSVSKGESLKDTAQTLEAMSADAVVIRHPASGAPARLAASGWIDAAVINAGDGTHEHPTQALLDAFTLRRHWAEVGGTASAGTDLTGMTVLIVGDVLHSRVARSNVWLLTTLGAEVLLAGPPTLLPVGVGSWPCTVFYDLDEALARRPDAVMMLRLQAERMNAAFFPSMREYSRRWGFDDGRLALLDALGLDDTVIMHPGPMNRGLEISSAAADSPRSTVLAQVRNGVSVRMAALYLLLAGDPHDDGHDQHADLTDLIPEGRTP, encoded by the coding sequence GTGAAGCACCTGCTCAGCACGCAGGACCTCTCCGCCCGGAACGCGCTCCGCCTCCTGGACGTCGCCGAGGAGATGGCGGCGGTGGGGGAGCGGGAGATCAAGAAGCTGCCGGCGCTGCGCGGACGCACCGTCGTCAACCTGTTCTTCGAGGACTCGACCCGCACGCGCATCTCGTTCGAGGCGGCGGCGAAGCGGCTCTCCGCGGACGTCATCAACTTCGCGGCGAAGGGATCCTCGGTCTCCAAGGGCGAGTCCCTGAAGGACACCGCGCAGACCCTCGAGGCCATGAGCGCGGACGCCGTCGTCATCCGCCACCCCGCCTCCGGCGCACCGGCCCGCCTCGCGGCCTCCGGCTGGATCGACGCCGCCGTGATCAACGCCGGCGACGGCACGCACGAGCACCCCACGCAGGCGCTCCTCGACGCGTTCACGCTCCGCAGGCACTGGGCGGAGGTCGGCGGCACCGCATCGGCGGGCACGGACCTCACCGGCATGACGGTGCTGATCGTCGGCGACGTGCTGCACTCCCGCGTGGCCCGCTCCAACGTGTGGCTGCTGACCACCCTCGGCGCCGAGGTGCTGCTCGCCGGGCCGCCCACGCTCCTGCCCGTCGGCGTCGGTTCCTGGCCCTGCACGGTCTTCTACGACCTCGACGAGGCCCTCGCCCGGCGGCCCGACGCCGTCATGATGCTCCGCCTGCAGGCCGAGCGCATGAACGCCGCGTTCTTCCCGTCCATGCGCGAGTACTCGCGGCGGTGGGGGTTCGACGACGGCCGCCTGGCCCTGCTCGACGCGCTGGGCCTCGACGACACCGTGATCATGCACCCCGGGCCGATGAACCGCGGGCTGGAGATCTCCTCCGCCGCGGCGGACTCCCCGCGCTCCACCGTCCTCGCGCAGGTCCGCAACGGCGTATCCGTGCGGATGGCGGCGCTGTACCTGCTGCTCGCCGGCGACCCGCACGACGATGGGCACGACCAGCACGCCGACCTGACCGACCTCATCCCGGAAGGCCGCACCCCGTGA
- the pyrR gene encoding bifunctional pyr operon transcriptional regulator/uracil phosphoribosyltransferase PyrR, giving the protein MTVQPPESGPHKRVVLAEADIDRALTRIAHEILEANKGSRDLVLLGIPRRGFPLAQRLAQKIAAVDPAVDPDLITGQLDVTMYRDDLRRHPTRSPLATQLPPSGIDDKVVVLVDDVLYSGRTVRAALDALADLGRPRTVRLAVLVDRGHRELPIRADHVGKNLPTSSRERVRVHLAEIDLIGGSAVNEVVIEDRV; this is encoded by the coding sequence ATGACCGTGCAACCCCCGGAATCCGGCCCGCACAAGCGCGTTGTTCTCGCAGAAGCAGACATAGACCGCGCACTCACGCGCATCGCCCACGAGATCCTCGAGGCGAACAAGGGTTCCCGTGACCTCGTGCTCCTCGGCATCCCCCGCAGGGGCTTCCCCCTGGCGCAGCGCCTCGCGCAGAAGATCGCGGCCGTGGATCCCGCCGTCGACCCGGACCTCATCACCGGGCAGCTCGACGTCACCATGTACCGCGACGACCTCCGCCGCCACCCCACGCGTTCGCCGCTCGCGACCCAGCTGCCGCCGTCGGGCATCGACGACAAGGTGGTGGTCCTCGTCGACGACGTGCTCTACTCCGGGCGCACCGTCCGTGCGGCCCTGGACGCCCTCGCCGACCTGGGGAGGCCCCGCACGGTCCGCCTCGCCGTCCTCGTGGACCGCGGGCACCGCGAACTGCCCATCCGCGCCGACCATGTGGGCAAGAACCTGCCCACGTCGTCGCGGGAGCGCGTCCGTGTCCACCTCGCGGAGATCGACCTGATCGGCGGCTCGGCCGTGAACGAGGTCGTCATCGAGGACCGCGTGTGA